ataatgtaacgtggacccaattctgggccccctatctccctaggcctgggacaacatacccctttattCCCCCATGTCGGTGGGCCTGGATATCTGCTGTAATAAatcttcctctcctcacacatTAACATCAGTATGTGTGCACTATACAAACCTGTTGATACACGTCTTTGCGTGCTGTACATATACGATGGATATACGCAAATAAAAGTGCATTCCATGCGATTTTAAGTTGAATTCCTATCATAGCCTCTTTCCCAAAGCGTGCCAACTGCCCGGTTTCCCACCGTGCTACCAATTtaccagagatgtataaagtactggagaaaagtagtggagtagaagtaccagtatcatcttgtcaaatgacttgagtcaTGAGTAAAAGTCAatagtaacctttccttaccttactcaagtagaaggataaaagtattcaaaatgtgttgtacttaagtaaagcaagtagaagtattgcaagttttgctacttgagtaaaaagtagaagtagaagtaaaagtactgcattaaaaaaaatctctttttgtcccccaaaggagaacattgaatctaaatagggccagggatggcagccgtcatcctcctcctcctcgccgcaatgtgaggtggttggtgtcgttgatgttgatggcgatacctcgtctacctcatccatcttgccaacatgccagtgtcaatgccaactgagcgtcactgaccgcgccaaaagacatgcgcgagaatgtgatctgcttttatttccctaccattgcatcgcccactgaccgtgaacacgttccatcatatctggtgatgacagagctatctaacgctcgggcatagaaacgagtaacgagtaacgaaagcagcacatgaaaaatatattggAGTAAAAGTATTCATTTCGTCAGAAAattgtagtgcagtaaaagtacacaacatgatctccaaaaattccgtgctcctggacacggatgttaagaacacaaaatccgtgtccaggagcacggattttgccaaaattccgtgctcctggacacggaattattttccgtgatggacacacagaagtgctctctctatactcccacagctctgtttccacagtcttgtgttttctcaggatttttctaatttcaaatattttttctcaaaaaaacatttcttactgacaggttagggttagggattgttttggtgtgggcacagctagttttctttcattcattatatgaatttgatagcctagcaaccaactggaaaaggtatttctcaaaaatatgtctttaatgacaggttaaggttagggaatgttttggtcagggcacaacttaaattgctatagcattattttgtttaggattagcatttggtatgtattttctaatgatagagttaacacagtgctgtggtaatagcctatagaaagcacttccgtgtgcccatcacggaaaacaattccgtgtccaggagcacggaaaacaattccgtgtccaggagcacggaattttggcaaaatctgtgctccttgacacggattttgtgtccttaacatccgtgtccaggagcacagaatttttggagatcaggctgaagtacaagtatgaggaaaaaaatattactcaaaaaagtacagatactgcagtttagtacttaagtacagtacttcgttacttttacttcgttactatacatctctgcaaTTTACAGATGACACTTGATACAGCTTCTGTGATAAACTGTCACCTGAAGTGTTTTACTGTCATGGCTAACATAATTGAATTTTGTAACCTTTTGTTTCAGTGTCTCCGGATCGTCCGCATTACAAAGCCATATCACAAATGTATGTTTTTGACTGCCAGGCCATTGTATAATTCATTACTAGCATTAtgcatgttttctctctctctctctctctctctctctctctctctctctctctctctctctctctctctctctctctctctctctctctctctctctctctctctctctctctctctctcagccccggcgtgtcagctgtgctgtgttggttggAGGGTGAGCACCTCGAGCTGCCAAATGGGTGAGGGAGCCACAGGTGTTTACTCTTTCCCCACAGCTGAGCAGAGATGCGTTAGTGGGGACCACTTAGATGTCTCCCGCCCCAACACAAAACAACCCAGCTTGACATGTGGAAAAAAGCAAGCAACAGATCTCAGCCCCCAGGGGCCTAGGAattcctgcagagagagagagagagagagagagagagagagagagagagagagagagagagagagagagagagagagagagagagagagagctagctcaTAGTGTCCATGCTCCATGAACAAGCCCCTTCACTCATCGGTGAGTCAAGAGTTGTTCCTCTACGCTTCTccggcttcctctctctctctctctctctctctctctctctcctctctctctctcctctctctctctccctctcatcggGCCTCAGATGTTGCAATGCAACAGGTTGGGACATGTTAAGCAGTAAAACAAATGAAGTCCTCTCTCAGGAAGTCTTGTTCACCATCAGTGGACCGTTCTCCAACTTCCTCATTCTCCAGAGGAGCAGAAAtgtggagcacacacactcacctgtggcTTTCATTGGGAGCTGTCAAGGAGGCTCTGACGAGGGTTAAGCAGACAGGTCATAACTGCAGCTATCTTTAtggacagagtagagtagagtattattaATCCAGAAGGGAATCAAGGTGTCTGACATCTTATATTAATACACagattaagaaaaaaaacatacacaaagataatacacattattgcacattgcagtgaacatatagcacacacttgagctGTCCATACAGCAGCTCTGCTACTTTTGGACTGATAAGAAGGGTTGTCAATCATTGTATTCTTTACAAACACTTTACATTATGCTATTAGCTTGTGTAGTTCAGGACAACTGCCGCGGTTCATCCCTATTGTGAGTGGGAGAGGGTGGTCTTCCTTAGTGCATGCCATTCTGATAGGGGAGCACGCCAGTTtgggggaagggggtgggggggcaatgGAAAAAATAACCCCCTGCAAAACAGGACAGGATgcatatggagaaaaaaaacagacggaTGAAGCGAGGAAGgcaggaaatagagagagagggagagggacagcgagagagaaagaaagggaagaggggatttttttttgggaCAACAGGCAGCTGAGATCAGACTGAATTGTTCCTGTTGTGAAGCCGTCTTAGCCCTTATTTTGTGGATTTTACAAGAACGAGGAAGTGCAACATTAATGGTACTCCGACAGTGATGGTCCAGTAGTGAGCAAAGGACAAATATGGGCACTCAACCTTAATGCTACCCCACTGATGCACTCACAACAGAATTACAGTACAAACAAAAGATATTTAGTAGTACATTTCCACCTCAGACAATAGCTCTTTTAACAGACTTCCCCCAAATCAGACCAGATTACATTATTCAGGAGCACACTTTTTGGGTgaaatgtctgtgtatgtcatCATTTGAAATTATTTAATTCATATAGAAACCCGCTAAAAATATGCTTGAAAATTATAAAACCACAATAAACTTCTGCCATTAATTTTGTCTAAAGTAGATACATATGTCTTTTCTCTGTCATGTTCTATTCCTACCTGAAAAATGATATCAATAATAACCTCAACAATGAATGAAATAAAGCATCATCAAGGGGTCATAAGTTCAGTCACCTGTGTTTCGGGATTTGCTTAAGGCATGTTTATGGTCTGCTTGTCAACAAATTGAAGGAGCATCCTGGTCTCATTATGCCAAGGTCCTGGGGTTAAAGTCCAAGCAACACATATCGGAAGCAACCTGATGCAACCATCCTAAATATCTAGGTACCATAGTTGTTCTAATCCTTTTTCACATGTTGGCTTGTTGTTCAATAACTATCCCTTTGTGTACTGGTATGGGTGTGAAGGCTGCACTGATAACGCAGGGTTTACATAGGAAAAGTGACTCCTGCATTCCACTTAAATcaaggagtgtttttttttcagagggAAATGTTGCTGTCACTTAATCcaagtgtgtgctttgtgtggagcttgcggaaaaaaaaatccaagcatCCTCTCCAGCACATGTTTGAACAGGTTGCAGACATGAACTTCATATGCGCATACCTTCTTCCAACAGCCCTCATCGAGTCGTTGTCTCTTTTACTTCATAGGCTGTTAGTTGTTTAATCTTTGACGCCAATTGGCAAGGCATGTTTATTTGTGCGCCATGTTTGACATTTTAACGACACATTTCAATGGGCATGACAAAAAGAGGCGTAAAAGAAATCACCACTGATAAAATGAACATGCAGGGACAACAACAGCGTTTAGAAAAGTAGACTGCAAGAAAATATGATACAACTGTAATTGGGATTCACATTAGCTACTAATATGGCAAATTACTGTCTGTATTGACTTATAAGATGTGTTAAGGGCCTACTTTGTAATTAAAAGTATATCACTTATAAGTCTAAAGCCGTTATTGGCAACAAACAAGAATTTACATctaacaaatgattgattttgcttaacACATGTCTTATAACTAAGTCACTCACTTGGGCATATATCTAACAACCTTAGCTAACAACATTAAAGTGTTATCAAAAATAGTAAATAGATACTGTAAAACAATCAAAGCAGAAGTTGGATGGGGGGAGGGAGCATCTGCATCCTTAGGTTCCAAACCTAGCTGCATGACTGAAAGTTAAACATAGGCAGTGTCTAGTAGGCTAATAAAGACAGCCAACAGGACATGTTGACTGCCATACTATAGTCAACTGAAGAATACTTAAAACAGCCATGTTGACTTCAGGATACAGCCAACTCATCTCAGTCTCATGGTCCATTCAATGTGATGCATTCCACTTTATAAGTGGAAATTAACAGGCCATTATTTTCAAGTCCTTTTTTGTGGTCCGAGTGATGGAGTGACGTTAGTGTGCAGTCAAATACATCTAATCATTATGTGATTCATATTTGGGGGGCTTGCGTGTTTTAGCATTAGCGTTTTTACCCTTCCATtcatcacaatactgtaattATGCTGCCTTCAAAAAAAATAATGTCgattctggaggaaataaacggCAATGTCTGTGTCCACCAAGttgaaaaggtcaaaggttatctcATCTGGGCAACCCATGTATCAAAATATTGTGGGAGATgcccagtggaaaataccacatgGTAGGATGTTGTGTGTGCTTTTCATGTCGGTGTTTGGTAGGTCtatttaccataattcccagATGAATGCCACATTAAATCTCAGTGCTCAACCTCAGTGACAGGTTTTCGATCTAAACGGCCAGCAAAATGTTGCTGTCAATTTTCTTAGGCTTGTTTATGTCAATTATATATACGCCATAATAGCCTATACTACATTAAATATGCATAATATGAACAAAGATATGACAAAGTCTCTAAGTGATATAAGCTGCAAAGCTGTTGTTGACACCAGCTTGATTTCATTACACTGTCTGAAGTAGACTAGGGCCTATTTATTCCATTCGCCTGCTTATCTTTTGGCATCTGCACAGGTGATATCGCTTTAGGCTTTATCTAATTGATCAATTGAATCTAGTTGTGTGTTTCCTGTGGGGTTTGAATTAAGCTGTCATGCTCTTAAGAGTTATGAAACTGACAGTAGACTAATTGTTTGGTAAATATTTAGCCTACCAATTTTGTCGTATATCATTTCCCTTTGCGCACAAAGTGCGTGGGGTCAGCTGGCCGTTTCAAAGGGGTGGAGAGATGGGACAAGAAAAGTTGCGTACCCACTCCACATTTGCATCCAGCCTACGTAACTTCACTCACAGCTTATAAAGACCAGACGCGCTAGTGAGTTGACGAGTCTCTCTGCTGCAAGTAGTAGCCTACTCCGTGCGCCGTCTCCGTGGATAGGCTACCTAATTTACATTCTGTAACAATTTAATCTTTTGGCGCTTATTGGTAGCCCGTCGTTGGACCATAACAGCGGAATAAAAAGACCGTGTTTGCCATATTCTAACAGGAGTTGACGCACAAGATGTGAGTATACATTTGAAATGTAATTTTAGTCTGAGATATTTCTTATCCATAATTTCCCCTCTTGTCACAGCCCATATCGTGTGGATTCCTTCAGATAGTAAGCACAGGTTACTTGCCTTAATGTACACGAATATCTAGCCTAGATCAACGATGGGAAATGATGGGTAGCCATTGCAATATTAAATGCATTCAGCCTAGGCGTTGTGAAGTTCTTTCCCAACGCCTGCGTAACATGAAATTACCTGCCTGCGTGCAGTTAACGGGCTGCATTTTGGAAAGTGTCAATTTCCCTCCTGAAAGATTTAAATCTGAACGCAGTGTTCTGTTGACAGGGAGATGATTTCCAAACCGTTGTTTGTCATCTACTAACTTCAATGACCAAGACTTTTCAGATTATATAAACTATATCTCTTGACATTGGTTTTTTCAAGGCACTATTCTCCCTTTGATTGGGACACACTTCTCCCATGATGACTTGAAAACATTATGTTGCCAAGGAATGTGGCAGTTTGAGTAGGCTGTTAAAGTTGTAACTGGCTTTTTTAAAATTTAGGCTATTTGTTCATTTTTTAGTTATGGCATAGAGCCGAAACTAAATCATCAAATATTTGTGTCTGCTCTTGAAAAGAACCATATGTAGCCTATTGCATAGATCATGTTATCTAAAATAATACTGGCTGGAAATTAAATGAAAATAAGGAAATGAAGCCAGCCGACTTAGGCATATCACATTTTCTGTAACTATTGCTGCCCACCTTCCATACTAATTACCCTGTCTGTTTGTTGCAGGATGGCATCCAGGGACAAGTGGCGAGTGTACAAGAGAGTGTGTCTGATGTTCTTCCTGGCTGTGGTCACCCTGACCGTCGTCCAGAGGGGGAGCTCCAACACCTTCCCCCAGTTCCAGCTAGAGAGGCTGGCCCGCACGCAGCTCTCCGTGGACGCCGACTGGCACAAAAAGAGTGCCTATGCCCTCGCCAGCCGCTTCTGGAAGCCCACAAAGTTCAGGCAGGAGGCGAGTACCACCACCACAGAGGAGCCCAATCGCAGCAGCAGCACCCAGGACCAGGTCACCGCAAAGTCCTGGGACATCACCAGTGCCAACTGCAGCGCCAACCTCAACTTCACCAGCACCGAGTGGTTTGCCGGGCTCGAGCCCAACTTCCAGCAGTTCCTGCTGTACCGGCACTGCCGCTACTTCCCCATGATCATGAACCACCCGGAGAAGTGCTCCGGGGACGTACACCTGCTGATGGTCATCAAGTCGACCATCACGCAGCACGACCGCCGGGAGGTCATCCGCAAGACCTGGGGCAAGGAGCAGGTGATCGACGGCAAGCAGATCAAGACCCTCTTCCTGCTCAGTGCTCCGTCCAATGAGGCGGAGAAGGCCAACCACCAGAAGCTCCTGGAGTTTGAGGACTACATCTATGGGGACATCCTGCAGTGGGACTTCATGGATAGCTTTTTCAACCTCACCCTCAAGGAGACACACTTCCTCAAGTGGTTCTCCACCTACTGCCCTGGCGTGCGCTACATCTTCAAGGGCGACGACGACGTGTTTGTCAGCGTGCAAAACATCTTAGATTACCTGGAGATCAGCTCTGATGTGAAGGATCTCTTTGCGGGCGATGTCATATTCAAGGCCAAGCCCATTCGGAAGAAGGATAACAAATATTACATTCCACAGGCCTTGTACAACAAAACCAGTTACCCACCCTACGCCGGGGGCGGGGGCTTTCTGATGGATGGCCCCCTGGCCCGTAAGCTGTACCCGGTCTCCGAGGGTCTGGAGCTCTATCCCATCGATGACGTATTCCTGGGCATGTGTTTAGAAGTCCTCCAAGTGACGCCAATTAAGCACAATGCGTTCAAAACGTTTGGACTGGTGAAAAACAAGAAGAGCAAACTGAACAAAGAGCCATGTTTCTTCAGAAGCATGATTGTTGTGCACAAACTGCTTCCCAAAGACCTGATGGATATGTGGAAACTGGTCAACAGCAATCTCGTGTGTTCTCAAAAGGCACAACTGTTATAGCCGAGTGGTTTTTCTTCCATGAAATAAACTGTATCATTCAGGACATGTTACTGGGGACATGAAATCAGTTTGGTCAACATGAACTTCTCCTTTTTGTGGAgaaattacattttaaatattttatttatgtgTCCAATGAGGGGGTGACAAGTGGTGGTGCGTAAATTATAAGATTGTACAATGtgaatgtatttatgtatgcacaTGAATTTTCACTGGGGACATTTCAGTAACTTTGGAGGAAGTGCGATGGCTGTTTTGAGCAGCACAAACATCAGGTTTGTTTTAAAGGACAaccttgtaaaaaaaaactacTCTTGGTGGTGTGAAGAACCACAAAAGAAGGAAGAACTGAGAACTGAGAAAAGAAATCCTACCTCATGAATAATGTCTTAAATTTTCTGTTTTGctgcacactagtggtgtcaacaataatcgattcggggatgcaatgcaatgcggggcatgggcgatacAATTCAATGcgacaagttccagaatcgatccggcatttttttaaagtttaaattacttccgttgatattttgggagcaaatgaatgttaaattaaataaaagaacttcaaagcattgaaaactgcaagactgatacagaaaacagccaataaattgttgctcagtatctgactacttgtattgcctcatcatgactgatgaaacatttgctttgctttcagtagaaatgtaatgcattgcaatgcattatagaattgaatcggatcgaatcgaatcgaatcgaatcgctaccttccgaatcggaatcgaatcgtgagggcagtgccaatgcacatcaCTACTGCACACGTTGCTTTCTCAATAGGTTAGTTTCTTCCAATGCTCTTCAAATGCTCTTTATAAAGCCATGGTGCCATTGCGTACACCCTTGGAGGGGCTAGCACTTTTTTTCATATCTCAATTTTCTCTACAACACTTAAACTAGAAATGTGCACATCTTGAAAATGCTGACACTTGAGCTAAATTGGGCGGAGGGTATGCTGTTCTGAAAACTGTGAAACAAGACTGCTGGTACTGGCATTTGTTCTATTAATTCA
This is a stretch of genomic DNA from Engraulis encrasicolus isolate BLACKSEA-1 chromosome 6, IST_EnEncr_1.0, whole genome shotgun sequence. It encodes these proteins:
- the b3gnt7 gene encoding UDP-GlcNAc:betaGal beta-1,3-N-acetylglucosaminyltransferase 7, with the translated sequence MMASRDKWRVYKRVCLMFFLAVVTLTVVQRGSSNTFPQFQLERLARTQLSVDADWHKKSAYALASRFWKPTKFRQEASTTTTEEPNRSSSTQDQVTAKSWDITSANCSANLNFTSTEWFAGLEPNFQQFLLYRHCRYFPMIMNHPEKCSGDVHLLMVIKSTITQHDRREVIRKTWGKEQVIDGKQIKTLFLLSAPSNEAEKANHQKLLEFEDYIYGDILQWDFMDSFFNLTLKETHFLKWFSTYCPGVRYIFKGDDDVFVSVQNILDYLEISSDVKDLFAGDVIFKAKPIRKKDNKYYIPQALYNKTSYPPYAGGGGFLMDGPLARKLYPVSEGLELYPIDDVFLGMCLEVLQVTPIKHNAFKTFGLVKNKKSKLNKEPCFFRSMIVVHKLLPKDLMDMWKLVNSNLVCSQKAQLL